CTGGAAGGTGTCCTTCCAGACGGTGGCGGCTCCCGTGCTGACCGCGATCCTGTACCTGCTGATCTTCTCGCACGTGCTGGACCGCCACGTCACCGTCTACGGCGACGTGGCCTACACCACCTTCCTGGTGCCCGGCCTGGTGATGATGTCGGTGCTGCAGAACGCCTTCGCCAACAGCTCGTCGTCGCTGATCCAGAGCAAGATCACCGGCAACATCATCTTCGTGCTGCTGCCGCCGCTGTCCTACCGCGAGTTCTACGCCGCCTACGTGATCGCTTCCATCCTGCGGGGGCTGTTCGTCGGCCTGGGCGTGCTGCTGGTGTCGCTGCCCTTCGTCGATCTGCCGCTCGCCAACCCGCTGTGGGTGCTGGCGTTCGCGCTGATGGGCGGGGCCATCCTCGGCTCGTTCGGGGTGATCGCCGGCATCTGGGCCGACAAGTTCGACCAGCTCGCCGCCTTCCAGAACTTCCTCATCATGCCGCTGACCATGCTGTCCGGCGTCTTCTACTCCATCCATTCCCTGCCGCAGATCTGGCAGAACGTGTCGCACTTCAACCCGTTCTTCTTCATGATCGACGGCTTCCGATATGGCTTCTTCGGCCAGTCCGACACGTCGCCGTGGCTTTCGCTGGGTGTGGTCGGCGCCTGTTTCGTATCGCTTGCCGCGCTGACGCTGGCCATGCTCGGCCGCGGCTACAAGCTGCGTTCGTAAAGGAATTTCCATGTTTGAACCTAATGAGATCAAGCGTCTCATCGAGCAGGGCATGCCCTGCGAGTTCGTCGCCATCGAGGGCGACGACGGCGTGCATTTCACCGGCATCGTCGTCAGCCAGACCTTCGAGGGCAAGCCGCGGGTGCGTCAGCACCAGGCGGTGTATGCCACCCTCGGCCGCCTGATGGGCAACGAGATCCATGCGCTGCAACTGCAGACCTTCACGCCGGCGCAGTGGGAAGAAGGCCGCGGCGAACTGGGGATGTAAGCCGTCCATGGACAAGCTTCTGATAGAAGGCGGCAGCCGGCTGTCCGGCGAGATCGCGATTTCCGGCGCCAAGAACGCCGCGCTGCCCATCCTGTGCGCTGCGCTGCTGACGCGCGAACCGGTGACCTTCACCAACGTGCCGCAGTTGAACGACATCGGTACGCTGTTGAAGCTGCTGGGGCAGATGGGCGTCAAGATCGCCCGCGAGGGCAGCACCATCACGCTGGACGCGGCCGAACTGGGCGACCCGGTCGCGCCCTACGAGATGGTCAAGACCATGCGCGCTTCCATCCTCGTGCTGGGGCCGCTGGTGGCGCGCTGCGGCGTGGCCAGGGTGTCGCTGCCGGGCGGCTGCGCGATCGGCGCGCGGCCGGTGGACCAGCACATCAAGGGCCTGCAGGCCATGGGGGCCGAGGTCCGCGTCGAGCACGGCTACGTACACGCTTCGGTGCCGCGCCTGAAGGGCGCGCGCCTCTTCACCGACATGGTGACGGTGACCGGCACCGAGAACCTGATGATGGCGGCCTGCCTGGCGGACGGCGAAACGGTGATCGAGAATGCCGCCCGCGAGCCCGAAGTGGTCGACCTGGCGAACTGCCTGGTCGCGATGGGCGCGCAGATTTCCGGCGCCGGCTCCGACGTGATCCGCATCCGCGGCGTGGAGCGCATGCACGGCGCGACCCACCGCATCATGCCCGACCGCATCGAGACCGGAACCTACCTGTGCGCAG
This DNA window, taken from Thauera sp. K11, encodes the following:
- a CDS encoding ABC transporter permease — protein: MPVESSFTGFRTLLYKEVLRFWKVSFQTVAAPVLTAILYLLIFSHVLDRHVTVYGDVAYTTFLVPGLVMMSVLQNAFANSSSSLIQSKITGNIIFVLLPPLSYREFYAAYVIASILRGLFVGLGVLLVSLPFVDLPLANPLWVLAFALMGGAILGSFGVIAGIWADKFDQLAAFQNFLIMPLTMLSGVFYSIHSLPQIWQNVSHFNPFFFMIDGFRYGFFGQSDTSPWLSLGVVGACFVSLAALTLAMLGRGYKLRS
- a CDS encoding BolA family protein codes for the protein MFEPNEIKRLIEQGMPCEFVAIEGDDGVHFTGIVVSQTFEGKPRVRQHQAVYATLGRLMGNEIHALQLQTFTPAQWEEGRGELGM
- the murA gene encoding UDP-N-acetylglucosamine 1-carboxyvinyltransferase; its protein translation is MDKLLIEGGSRLSGEIAISGAKNAALPILCAALLTREPVTFTNVPQLNDIGTLLKLLGQMGVKIAREGSTITLDAAELGDPVAPYEMVKTMRASILVLGPLVARCGVARVSLPGGCAIGARPVDQHIKGLQAMGAEVRVEHGYVHASVPRLKGARLFTDMVTVTGTENLMMAACLADGETVIENAAREPEVVDLANCLVAMGAQISGAGSDVIRIRGVERMHGATHRIMPDRIETGTYLCAAAATGGEVRLTGTSTSYLDAVIDKLMDAGCEVASERDAIHLKAPARLNAVSLRTAPYPAFPTDMQAQFMAINCVANGVAMIRETIFENRFMHAVELQRLGADIRIDGNTAMVQGVARLEGATVMATDLRASASLVVAGLVAEGETVIERIYHLDRGYEKLESKLVALGAKVRRLA